gtgcccatgccaggggtATTTGTGCCTGTGGTGGGGAGCTGCCTACAGTGGAGGTAAGGCTGGAGGGGGCTTATGGGATTTTGAGGGGCTTttctctccagcagcacaatCTGGAAGCAAAAGCATGTGGTATTTCCCCAATGCAGATCCTGTCAGTCATGAGTGGGGTGGTGAAGGTGGAGGAGACAGATCTGAAGTCCCGCGTGGGGTTCCTGCACCCCATCGAGACCCGCAACATCTCGCTGCTCATCAACGCCACCCGCGAGCAGGACTCGGGTCAGTACATGTGCACGGTCAACGTGGTGGACGACGTCATCAGGAAGCACAAGAACGTCGGCCTCATCAACCTCACCGTGCTGGGTAAGGCTCCCCCAGTGCCCCCGGCTCCCTTGGCGCTCCCCGTGGTGTCCCTCAGGACTAACACCTGTGCCCACAGtgccaccggccacccccacgTGCCAGCTGCACGGCAACGCCGTCGTGGGGGCCAACGTCACCttgagctgctcctccaggaagGGGAAGCCCTCGCCCATGTACCAGTGGCAGCGCGAGCCGCCCACCCTGCAGGTCTTctttccccctgcccagggtaaggtggcaccagagtggggctggggagggggctggaatATCCTGAGAAGATTCAGATTTCATCTCCTTGAGCACTCCCTGCACGAGGAGGTGGAGGGTGTAGGAGTGGCTTTGGGTGAGGCAGCACCCAAATTTCTCACCTGCAGACCGGGCCAAGGGCACCCTCAAGCTGACCAACCTCTCCCTGGAAATGTCGGGGGTCTACGTCTGCAGGGCTGAAAACCAAGCAGGTTCTGAGAACTGCAGCATTGTCCTGGAGGTACAATCAAGTGAGTACGTGTCCACGGGGTCGGGGAGGGGGACACAGTCCCCATGAGGTCCCTGTGGGAATAAGGCAATGAGGGaatctctgtctctctctggcAGCGAGCACCAAAGCAGTCATCGCCGGCGCCGTGCTGGGCTCCCTGGGTGCCCTTGCCACCATCATCTTCTTTGCCCAGAAGTTTGTTGgctacaggaggaaaaaacGTGACAGCCAGGAGGAGGGAGCCAATGAGATCAAGTGAGGCACTCTTCTTGTGGAGGGGGCTCAAATCATCAAGAGGTTTCAGGGTTAACAGACGAGGAGAGTGTTTCCACCTCTGGCCCATCATTTCTCAGGCTCAAAGTTAATAGTGGGGAAGAGTTCTTCTTCTCCAGCCAGTCATCAATATTCTCCAGAGGCAACAATCAGGAAGAAAGTTTCCACCTCTGGCCAGTTGTTATGAGGTTTCAGAATTAACAGGGGGATTTTCCAcctgttttcccctttcccttttgtcCCCCTGTTTGGGTTCCAGGATGTTTGCACACCctcactgctcagggagagTACGctgtggagggagggatggagggatggaagggTTCCCAGGGCTGATCTCTGTGACGCTCTCCCCTCTTGGCAGGGAGGACGCCGtggcccccaaaaccccatcgTGGCCGAGGAGGCCGGCCTCAGACACCCTGTCCAAAACCAGCACGCTGTCCTCCATCGCGGGCACGCGGCAAGGCTACGGAGCCAGAGCCCCGTCGGACACCGCCTCCATCCTCACCAGCACCGGCAGCTACCGGGGCCCCCCGCCCCGGGCAGGGGCGCGGccccccagcctgtccccccCCGCCGCCAACGGGACCCCCCGGCGCCGCCCGGAGCCCCCCGCTGCTGCCGCGGGCGCGCTGcccccctccagcctggcacgGGCCGGAGCCGTGCCAGTCATGGTGCCAGCGCAGAGCCGAGCGGGCTCCTTGGTGTGAGCACCCCCCAAAATGGggtgcccacagccagcccatCCCACTCCCCGATTCCTGGGGTGGTTTTGCtccctttttggggtttccttttctttttaacagatGCCTCGAGCAGCTGGACTCATCGTGGGTGTGTTTAATGGGTGCAGGGGCTCTCTGCGTTTGGAGGGACCCCATAAATATcacccccaaaccagccccagccctgcctcagggGGGTCcccttttatgttttttttttctatatctatatatcagGTGAAATGCGG
The genomic region above belongs to Zonotrichia leucophrys gambelii isolate GWCS_2022_RI chromosome 24, RI_Zleu_2.0, whole genome shotgun sequence and contains:
- the LOC135457385 gene encoding endothelial cell-selective adhesion molecule-like, whose translation is MGALRRAALALAALLGVSLAVLEVHVGTSLVLSVEGQQAVLPVWYSSLSQQEPYITWMLNKKPAPFQILSVMSGVVKVEETDLKSRVGFLHPIETRNISLLINATREQDSGQYMCTVNVVDDVIRKHKNVGLINLTVLVPPATPTCQLHGNAVVGANVTLSCSSRKGKPSPMYQWQREPPTLQVFFPPAQDRAKGTLKLTNLSLEMSGVYVCRAENQAGSENCSIVLEVQSTSTKAVIAGAVLGSLGALATIIFFAQKFVGYRRKKRDSQEEGANEIKEDAVAPKTPSWPRRPASDTLSKTSTLSSIAGTRQGYGARAPSDTASILTSTGSYRGPPPRAGARPPSLSPPAANGTPRRRPEPPAAAAGALPPSSLARAGAVPVMVPAQSRAGSLV